The Buttiauxella selenatireducens genome has a window encoding:
- the mrcB gene encoding bifunctional glycosyl transferase/transpeptidase, giving the protein MAGNDREPIGRKGKPSRPVKEKVSRRVREEEYDADYDDDYDDEEPMPPRKGKGSGNGRPPRKKRRWLWFLLKLFVVFVVLFVIYGVYLDQKIRARIDGKVWQLPAAVYGRMVNLEPDMPYSKKEMINLLEATQYRQVTKMTRPGEFTVQGSSIEMIRRPFDFPDSKEGQIRARLVFDGDHLESIQNMDNNRSFGFFRLDPRLITMLSSPNGEQRLFVPRTGFPELLVDTLIATEDKHFYEHDGISFYSIGRAVLANLTAGRTVQGASTLTQQLVKNLFLSSERSYVRKANEAYMALIMDARYGKDRILELYLNEVYLGQSGDNEIRGFPLASLYYFGRPVEELSLDQQALLVGMVKGASIYNPWRNPKLALERRNLVLRLLQEQKVIDQELYDMLSARPLGVQPRGGVISPQPAFMQMVRNELQAKLGDKVKDLSGVKIFTTFDSVSQDAAEKAVSEGVPVLRASRKLKDLEAAMVIVDRSTGEVRAMVGGAETQYAGFNRAMQARRSIGSLAKPATYLTALSQPDAYRLNTWIADAPIALKQPNGQVWSPQNDDRRYSGQVMLVDALTRSMNVPTVNLGMALGLPAVTDTWIKLGVPKDQLHPVPAMLLGALNLTPIEVAQAFQTIASGGNRATLSALRSVIAEDGTVLYQSFPQAEQAVPPQAAYMTLYTMQQVMARGTGRALGGKYPNLHLAGKTGTTNDNVDTWFAGIDGKEVAITWVGRDNNQPTKLYGASGAMSLYQRYLANQTPIPLVLNPPEDIVDMGVDSAGYFQCGGGGARVLPVWTTNPDGLCQQSQQVEQNNNPFSQSQQQPQQQPQQQQQQPQQQQDSGDGVAGWIKDMFGSK; this is encoded by the coding sequence ATGGCGGGGAATGACCGCGAACCGATTGGACGTAAAGGTAAACCTTCACGTCCTGTAAAAGAGAAAGTAAGCCGCCGTGTCCGCGAAGAGGAATACGATGCGGATTACGACGATGATTATGACGACGAGGAACCGATGCCACCGCGTAAGGGAAAAGGCAGCGGCAATGGCCGTCCGCCACGTAAAAAGCGCCGCTGGTTGTGGTTCTTACTAAAACTGTTTGTCGTTTTTGTTGTGCTGTTCGTGATTTACGGCGTCTATCTGGACCAGAAGATCCGCGCGCGTATTGATGGCAAAGTCTGGCAACTCCCGGCGGCGGTATATGGCCGCATGGTGAACCTTGAACCAGACATGCCGTACAGCAAAAAAGAGATGATTAACCTGCTGGAAGCCACGCAGTATCGCCAGGTGACGAAGATGACTCGCCCTGGTGAATTTACGGTGCAGGGCAGCAGTATTGAGATGATCCGTCGCCCGTTTGATTTCCCTGACAGTAAAGAAGGGCAGATCCGCGCACGTCTTGTTTTTGATGGCGACCATCTGGAATCGATCCAGAACATGGATAACAACCGCAGCTTCGGTTTCTTCCGTCTGGATCCGCGTTTAATCACCATGTTGTCTTCACCCAATGGTGAACAGCGTCTATTCGTGCCACGCACCGGATTCCCGGAACTGCTGGTTGATACGCTGATCGCTACGGAAGATAAACACTTCTACGAACATGATGGGATCAGCTTCTACTCCATCGGTCGTGCGGTGCTGGCGAACCTGACTGCCGGTCGTACGGTGCAAGGTGCGAGTACACTGACGCAACAGCTGGTTAAAAACCTGTTCCTGTCGAGCGAACGTTCTTACGTGCGTAAAGCGAACGAAGCGTACATGGCGCTGATCATGGACGCCCGTTACGGTAAAGACCGCATTCTTGAGCTGTATCTGAACGAGGTGTACCTCGGGCAGAGCGGCGATAACGAAATTCGCGGCTTCCCGTTGGCGAGCCTGTACTACTTTGGTCGTCCGGTTGAAGAGCTGAGTCTTGACCAGCAAGCGTTGCTGGTCGGCATGGTGAAAGGGGCGTCGATTTACAACCCATGGCGTAACCCGAAACTGGCGCTGGAACGTCGCAACCTTGTGCTGCGCTTGTTACAAGAGCAGAAAGTGATCGACCAGGAACTTTACGACATGCTGAGCGCTCGCCCTCTGGGTGTGCAGCCGCGTGGCGGGGTGATTTCGCCGCAGCCTGCATTTATGCAGATGGTACGTAACGAACTCCAGGCCAAGCTTGGCGATAAAGTTAAAGACCTGTCCGGCGTGAAGATCTTCACCACTTTCGACTCCGTTTCCCAGGATGCGGCAGAGAAAGCAGTGAGCGAAGGCGTACCGGTTCTCCGCGCTTCTCGTAAGCTGAAAGATCTTGAAGCAGCAATGGTGATTGTTGACCGTTCAACCGGCGAAGTTCGTGCCATGGTTGGAGGGGCGGAAACACAATATGCAGGCTTTAACCGCGCGATGCAGGCACGCCGTTCTATCGGTTCTCTGGCTAAACCTGCAACGTATCTGACAGCGTTAAGCCAGCCCGATGCCTATCGCCTGAATACCTGGATTGCCGATGCACCGATTGCGCTGAAGCAGCCAAATGGTCAGGTTTGGTCGCCGCAAAACGATGATCGTCGCTATAGCGGTCAGGTGATGCTGGTTGATGCGCTGACACGTTCGATGAACGTACCAACGGTGAATCTGGGTATGGCGCTTGGCCTGCCAGCCGTCACCGACACCTGGATTAAACTGGGTGTGCCGAAAGACCAGTTGCATCCGGTTCCGGCAATGTTGCTGGGCGCATTGAACCTGACGCCAATCGAAGTGGCTCAGGCATTCCAGACCATTGCCAGCGGCGGTAACCGCGCAACGCTTTCTGCATTGCGTTCGGTGATTGCTGAAGATGGTACCGTGCTGTATCAAAGCTTCCCGCAGGCAGAACAGGCCGTTCCTCCACAGGCGGCTTACATGACGCTGTACACGATGCAGCAGGTTATGGCGCGTGGTACCGGGCGTGCGTTGGGTGGCAAATATCCGAACTTGCATCTGGCAGGGAAAACGGGGACCACCAACGATAACGTTGACACCTGGTTTGCCGGGATTGATGGTAAAGAAGTCGCCATCACCTGGGTTGGGCGTGATAACAACCAGCCGACCAAACTGTACGGTGCGAGCGGGGCGATGTCGCTTTACCAACGCTACCTGGCGAACCAAACGCCAATTCCGTTGGTGCTGAACCCACCGGAAGATATCGTCGATATGGGCGTTGATAGCGCAGGTTACTTCCAGTGCGGTGGCGGTGGTGCTCGTGTGCTGCCAGTGTGGACGACGAATCCGGATGGATTGTGCCAGCAAAGCCAGCAGGTTGAGCAGAACAATAATCCGTTTAGCCAGTCGCAGCAGCAGCCTCAACAGCAGCCGCAACAACAGCAGCAGCAACCGCAGCAACAACAAGATTCAGGTGATGGTGTTGCCGGTTGGATAAAAGACATGTTTGGCAGTAAGTAA
- the hrpB gene encoding ATP-dependent helicase HrpB has product MPSLPVAAVLPDILHALQNAPQVLLSAPTGAGKSTWLPLQILQQANLGGRILLLEPRRLAARNVAQRLAELLGEKPGETVGYRMRAETCVGPNTQLEVVTEGILTRMIQHDPELDGVALVILDEFHERSLQADLALALLLDVQQGLRDDLKLLIMSATLDNPRLQQCLPNAPVIASEGRAFPVERRYSPLPTQPRFDEAVAIVVANLLREESGSVLLFLPGVAEIQRVQQQLQERVASDVQLCPLYGALPLNEQRKAILPATNGMRKVVLATNIAETSLTIEGIRLVVDTALERVARFDVRTGLTRLVTQRISQASMVQRAGRAGRLEAGICLHLTSAEQAERASSQSEPEILQSDLSGLLLDLLQWGCQDPHQLTWLDTPPGANLAAAQTLLRQLNALDEQNRLTSVGQQMANLGNEPRLAAVLVNAKTADEQVTAARLVAILEEPPRGQDSDLRNAFSRRQENWQQRSSQLLKRLNHRGGAADASLIAPLLAHAFPDRIARRRGLDGRYQLANGMGAMLNQDDPLTRYEWLLAPLLLQGSQTPDARILQAIPLDIDVLTAKCPSLLNQSDSIEWDETQGTLKAYRRTQIGKLVVKVQPLAKPSEEELHQAMLNGIREKGLAILNWSPHAQQFRLRLACAAKWLPEVAWPDVSDNALLRNLDSWLLPELHGVHSWRALKNIDVTRALQNLLDWNTRVRLDSALPTHYTVPTGSQIAIRYDDENPPVLAVRMQEMFGEARTPVIAEGRVPLVLELLSPAQRPLQITRDLTAFWNGAYREVQKEMKGRYPKHVWPDSPADAQPTRRTKKYQ; this is encoded by the coding sequence GTGCCGTCATTACCGGTCGCCGCAGTGCTACCCGATATTCTTCACGCTTTGCAAAATGCACCGCAAGTTTTACTGAGTGCGCCAACGGGTGCCGGTAAATCGACCTGGCTGCCATTGCAGATTTTGCAACAGGCAAACTTAGGCGGGCGCATTCTGCTACTTGAGCCGCGTCGGCTGGCGGCACGTAATGTTGCACAGCGTCTGGCTGAACTTCTGGGTGAAAAGCCGGGTGAAACTGTGGGATATCGCATGCGTGCTGAAACCTGCGTGGGGCCAAATACGCAGCTCGAAGTCGTCACCGAAGGTATTCTGACGCGCATGATCCAGCACGATCCGGAACTCGACGGTGTGGCGCTGGTGATTCTGGATGAATTTCATGAACGTAGCCTGCAAGCCGACCTTGCGTTAGCGCTGTTGCTCGATGTGCAGCAGGGATTACGCGACGATCTCAAACTTTTGATTATGTCGGCAACGCTTGATAACCCGCGCCTGCAACAGTGTTTGCCGAATGCGCCAGTGATCGCCTCTGAAGGGCGGGCATTTCCTGTTGAGCGCCGCTACAGTCCGCTTCCCACTCAACCCCGTTTTGATGAAGCGGTGGCTATCGTCGTGGCAAATTTGCTGCGGGAAGAGTCAGGATCGGTGTTGCTGTTTTTACCCGGTGTGGCCGAAATCCAGCGCGTTCAGCAGCAGTTACAAGAGCGGGTAGCAAGTGACGTGCAGCTTTGCCCGTTATACGGCGCGCTGCCTTTAAACGAACAACGTAAAGCGATTTTGCCTGCGACAAATGGCATGCGCAAAGTGGTGCTGGCGACCAATATTGCTGAAACCAGTCTTACCATCGAAGGCATCCGCCTGGTGGTGGATACCGCGCTTGAACGCGTGGCGCGTTTTGATGTTCGCACCGGTTTGACGCGGCTGGTCACGCAACGTATTAGCCAGGCGTCGATGGTTCAACGAGCGGGGCGAGCAGGGCGACTGGAAGCGGGTATTTGCCTGCACTTAACCAGTGCCGAGCAAGCAGAACGCGCCTCCTCGCAAAGCGAGCCGGAAATTCTGCAAAGCGATCTGTCCGGTCTGCTGCTCGATTTGCTGCAATGGGGTTGTCAGGATCCGCATCAGCTCACCTGGCTTGACACTCCTCCCGGCGCCAATCTTGCCGCTGCTCAGACATTACTACGTCAGCTCAATGCGCTGGATGAGCAAAACCGGCTCACGTCAGTCGGCCAGCAGATGGCTAATTTGGGTAACGAACCTCGTCTCGCCGCCGTCCTGGTCAATGCCAAAACCGCCGATGAACAAGTTACAGCTGCTCGGCTGGTCGCGATTCTGGAAGAACCGCCTCGTGGTCAGGACAGTGATTTACGAAACGCATTTAGCCGTCGGCAGGAAAACTGGCAGCAGCGGAGTTCTCAGTTGTTAAAGCGGTTGAATCATCGTGGCGGTGCTGCAGATGCCTCTCTTATCGCCCCGTTACTGGCTCACGCTTTTCCCGATCGTATCGCCCGACGCCGTGGCCTGGATGGTCGTTATCAATTAGCTAACGGTATGGGGGCGATGCTCAATCAGGACGATCCTCTCACGCGTTATGAATGGTTGTTAGCACCTTTATTATTGCAGGGAAGCCAAACTCCGGACGCACGTATCTTGCAGGCGATACCTCTGGATATTGATGTGCTGACGGCGAAATGCCCGTCGTTATTAAACCAAAGTGACTCCATTGAATGGGATGAAACCCAGGGGACGTTGAAAGCTTATCGCCGCACGCAGATTGGCAAACTCGTGGTGAAAGTCCAGCCGCTGGCGAAACCTTCCGAAGAGGAGTTGCATCAAGCCATGCTCAACGGCATTCGTGAAAAAGGCCTGGCGATACTGAACTGGTCACCCCATGCGCAACAGTTTCGGTTGCGTCTGGCATGTGCAGCCAAATGGTTGCCGGAAGTTGCGTGGCCTGATGTTTCGGATAATGCTTTGCTACGAAATTTAGACAGCTGGTTATTACCTGAACTGCATGGTGTACACTCGTGGCGCGCGCTTAAAAACATTGATGTCACACGCGCGTTACAGAATCTGCTCGACTGGAACACTCGCGTTCGTCTGGATAGTGCGTTGCCAACTCATTACACTGTGCCGACTGGAAGCCAGATAGCGATTCGCTATGATGATGAAAATCCGCCAGTTCTTGCTGTTCGTATGCAAGAAATGTTTGGTGAAGCGCGAACGCCAGTGATTGCTGAAGGCCGTGTGCCACTGGTTCTGGAACTGCTCTCCCCGGCTCAGCGCCCTTTGCAGATAACGCGTGATTTAACCGCTTTCTGGAACGGAGCCTATCGGGAAGTGCAAAAAGAGATGAAGGGACGTTATCCAAAACATGTCTGGCCGGATTCGCCAGCAGACGCGCAGCCCACGCGGCGCACTAAAAAGTACCAATAA
- the thpR gene encoding RNA 2',3'-cyclic phosphodiesterase has product MAETRRLFFALELPAEVQKQIIQWRAAQFPEDTGRPIAAANLHLTLAFLGDISVEKQKALSQLAGRIRQRGFTLTIDDAGQWLRSNVVWIGPRHAPLGLIQLANMLRSQAARSGCYQSPQPFHPHITIYRNTPRAVAIPPPNFRWQYQVDEFVLYESVFKQGRTRYQPLQRWSLSNKEE; this is encoded by the coding sequence ATGGCTGAAACTCGCCGTCTGTTCTTTGCACTCGAACTTCCAGCAGAGGTGCAAAAACAGATTATCCAGTGGCGCGCCGCACAGTTTCCTGAAGATACCGGGCGGCCGATTGCCGCCGCTAATCTGCATCTGACGCTCGCCTTTTTAGGTGACATCAGCGTGGAAAAGCAAAAGGCGCTCAGCCAGTTAGCTGGGCGGATTCGCCAGCGCGGTTTTACCCTGACCATTGATGATGCCGGGCAATGGCTGCGTTCGAATGTCGTATGGATTGGCCCGCGCCATGCGCCTTTAGGACTCATTCAACTGGCAAACATGTTACGCTCACAGGCGGCTCGCAGCGGTTGTTATCAAAGCCCGCAGCCGTTTCATCCGCATATCACGATTTATCGCAATACGCCGCGCGCAGTCGCTATTCCGCCCCCCAATTTCCGCTGGCAATATCAGGTAGATGAATTTGTGTTGTATGAGTCTGTTTTCAAACAAGGGCGAACGCGTTACCAGCCATTGCAGCGCTGGTCGCTCAGTAATAAGGAAGAATAA